The following proteins are co-located in the Gossypium hirsutum isolate 1008001.06 chromosome A02, Gossypium_hirsutum_v2.1, whole genome shotgun sequence genome:
- the LOC107951138 gene encoding 14-3-3-like protein B produces the protein MATTVTGNLSRDQYVYLAKLSEQAERYEEMLQFMQKLVLGSTPAAELTVEERNLLSVAYKNVIGSLRAAWRIVSSIEQKEEGRKNEEHVVLVKEYRSKIESELSEVCASILTLLESNLILSATASESKVFYLKMKGDYHRYLAEFKVGDERKAAAEDTMLSYKAAQDIALEDLAPTHPIRLGLALNFSVFYYEILNQSDKACSMAKQAFEEAIAELDTLGEESYKDSTLIMQLLRDNLTLWTSDVQDQLDEP, from the exons ATGGCGACGACGGTCACCGGCAACCTGAGCCGCGATCAGTACGTTTACTTAGCGAAGCTATCCGAGCAAGCTGAGCGCTATGAGGAGATGCTTCAGTTCATGCAAAAGCTGGTCCTCGGCTCAACCCCAGCCGCTGAATTAACCGTCGAGGAAAGGAACCTTCTCTCCGTCGCCTACAAAAACGTCATCGGATCTCTACGTGCCGCGTGGAGAATCGTTTCTTCCATCGAGCAGAAAGAAGAAGGTCGAAAGAACGAGGAACATGTTGTGCTGGTTAAGGAGTACAGATCCAAGATTGAATCCGAGTTGTCGGAAGTTTGCGCTAGTATCTTGACTTTATTGGAGTCGAATCTGATCCTCTCTGCTACTGCTAGTGAGTCCAAGGTTTTCTATTTGAAGATGAAAGGAGATTATCATCGCTATTTAGCGGAGTTTAAGGTTGGTGATGAGAGGAAAGCTGCTGCTGAGGATACTATGTTGTCTTACAAGGCTGCTCAG GATATTGCACTGGAGGATCTAGCACCGACGCACCCTATCAGATTGGGGCTTGCGCTGAATTTCTCGGTGTTCTACTATGAGATTCTCAATCAGTCAGACAAGGCATGTAGCATGGCTAAACAG gcATTTGAGGAAGCCATTGCTGAGCTTGACACACTGGGAGAAGAGTCATACAAGGATAGCACTCTCATTATGCAACTGCTAAGGGATAATCTTACTCTCTGGACTTCGGATGTGCAG GACCAGTTAGATGAGCCGTAG